In Gouania willdenowi chromosome 15, fGouWil2.1, whole genome shotgun sequence, one DNA window encodes the following:
- the cutc gene encoding copper homeostasis protein cutC homolog: MAECFLMEVCVDSVQSAVNAERGGAGRLELCSSLLEGGLTPSLGLLHIVKQCVKIPVYVMIRPRGGDFFYSDQEVEVMKKDIEVMKSHGADGLVLGALTEDGRVDAELCMELLASARPLPVTFHRAFDMAHDPVVALEALVTLGFKHVLTSGCDSSALEGLPLIKRLVDQAKGRIVVMPGGGITERNLQRILEGSGAQEFHCSARSSRDSAMKFRNTCVSMGAAFTAPEYSLKVADVSKVRTLNAIAKNTL; the protein is encoded by the exons GTGCTGGACGTCTTGAGTTGTGTTCTAGTCTTCTAGAAGGAGGCCTCACTCCCAGTCTTG GTCTGCTACATATAGtcaaacagtgtgtgaaaatcCCCGTTTATGTGATGATTCGCCCTCGTGGAGGAGACTTCTTTTACTCAGATCAGGAAGTAGAGGTGATGAAGAAGGACATAGAAGTGATGAAGAGCCATGGAGCGGATGGCTTGGTGCTCGGAGCACTGACAGAAGACGGAAGAGTTGATGCAGAGCTTTGCATGGAGTTGCTAG CTTCTGCTCGTCCTTTGCCCGTCACCTTCCACAGAG CGTTTGACATGGCTCATGACCCAGTGGTTGCTCTGGAGGCTCTGGTTACATTGGGATTTAAACATGTGTTGACAAGTGGCTGTGACAGCTCCGCGTTGGAGGGACTGCCTCTGATTAAACGGCTCGTTGATCAA gCTAAAGGGAGGATTGTCGTGATGCCAG GAGGAGGCATCACAGAGAGAAACCTACAGAGAATATTAGAAGGTTCAGGAGCTCAGGAGTTTCACTGCTCTGCTCGCTCCAGTCGCGACTCGGCAATGAAGTTCAG GAACACTTGTGTGTCAATGGGAGCTGCTTTCACTGCACCTGAATACAGCCTGAAGGTGGCAGATGTGAGCAAAGTCCGGACTCTAAATGCAATAGCCAAAAACACTTTGTAA